A part of Chitinimonas koreensis genomic DNA contains:
- the nudB gene encoding dihydroneopterin triphosphate diphosphatase, with amino-acid sequence MRHAWQSVTGSLEADELPRDTALREVKEEVGLDAAPAQLQDWGIVNEWEIYEVWRHRYAPGVLRNTEHVFGLLVPARFEPVLSEREHVQYQWRDWHAAAEAVFSPSNAEALRLLPEMAEKFAIGLATQGNA; translated from the coding sequence GTGCGCCACGCCTGGCAGTCGGTCACCGGCAGCCTCGAGGCCGACGAACTGCCGCGCGACACCGCGCTGCGCGAGGTGAAGGAGGAAGTCGGCCTCGACGCCGCGCCGGCGCAGCTGCAGGACTGGGGCATCGTCAACGAGTGGGAGATCTACGAGGTCTGGCGCCACCGCTATGCGCCGGGCGTGTTGCGCAACACCGAGCACGTGTTCGGCCTCTTGGTGCCGGCGCGCTTCGAGCCGGTGCTGTCCGAGCGCGAGCACGTGCAATACCAGTGGCGCGACTGGCACGCCGCGGCCGAGGCGGTGTTCTCGCCCTCGAACGCCGAGGCGCTGCGGCTCTTGCCCGAGATGGCGGAGAAGTTCGCGATCGGCCTGGCGACGCAGGGCAACGCCTGA
- a CDS encoding YiiD C-terminal domain-containing protein: MPRDWQTLLHSTIPLARAMQVSAAAEADGRQRLQVPLAPNVNDKGTAFGGSLATLATLAGWVETQRRLDEAGVVAAVEIVIQHGETDYLLPAAGDFSAVPLPIEAEAVERFVRQFERRGVARLVVAVELHCADEVVARFRGDYVAVRARET; the protein is encoded by the coding sequence ATGCCGCGCGATTGGCAGACCCTGCTGCATTCCACCATCCCGCTGGCGCGCGCCATGCAGGTGAGCGCCGCCGCCGAGGCCGACGGCCGCCAGCGGCTACAGGTGCCCCTGGCGCCCAACGTCAACGACAAGGGCACTGCCTTCGGCGGCAGCCTGGCCACGCTGGCGACGCTGGCCGGCTGGGTCGAGACCCAGCGCCGGCTCGACGAAGCGGGCGTCGTGGCGGCAGTCGAGATCGTGATCCAGCATGGCGAGACCGACTACCTGCTGCCGGCGGCGGGCGATTTCTCGGCCGTGCCCTTGCCGATCGAGGCCGAGGCGGTCGAGCGCTTCGTGCGCCAGTTCGAACGGCGCGGAGTGGCTCGGCTGGTGGTGGCGGTGGAATTGCATTGCGCCGATGAAGTGGTGGCGCGATTCCGCGGCGATTATGTGGCGGTCAGGGCACGTGAAACCTGA
- a CDS encoding HD-GYP domain-containing protein, producing the protein MQLERVKADDLVAGDRVLWDLHDENGKLLIPKGKIVGNAALLERLLAMGLYADELELFRTRGDSRDARQRALQKAAQVPLSTVGVLMAARRKLDALMQQLDRTLAARLIGERVGEMADQVMSACEADADVAIAMVLLRQEGKYAVRHMVNAAVVAALVCRSLGKPAAEMRSIVSAALTMNVGMIEFQEQLKEQTGPLSAAQRARLERHPMMGADMLREGGINDPIWLTAVEQHHECIDGSGYPDELYGAEVGEAARIVSLADLFCARVTPRAYRTAVASNVALKGILLERGKSIDETIAAHFIRTVGIFPPGMLVRLANGEVGVVTRTGDKVNTPQVKSILTADGQRLMLAVARDTAQGEFAIRETVDPKQLATFVNMEAIWGRRRLTEAEAVGLSR; encoded by the coding sequence ATGCAACTGGAACGCGTCAAGGCGGACGACCTGGTGGCGGGTGACCGGGTACTGTGGGACCTGCACGACGAGAACGGCAAGCTGCTGATTCCCAAGGGCAAGATCGTCGGCAACGCGGCGCTGCTCGAGCGGCTGCTGGCGATGGGCCTGTACGCCGACGAGCTGGAGCTGTTCCGCACCCGCGGCGACAGCCGCGATGCGCGCCAGCGCGCGCTGCAGAAGGCGGCGCAGGTGCCGCTGTCGACGGTCGGGGTGCTGATGGCGGCGCGGCGCAAGCTCGATGCACTGATGCAGCAGCTCGACCGCACGCTGGCCGCCCGGCTGATCGGCGAGCGCGTCGGCGAGATGGCCGACCAGGTGATGTCGGCCTGCGAGGCCGACGCCGACGTCGCCATCGCCATGGTGCTGCTGCGGCAGGAAGGCAAGTACGCGGTGCGCCACATGGTCAACGCCGCGGTGGTGGCGGCGCTGGTGTGCCGCTCGCTGGGCAAGCCGGCGGCCGAGATGCGCTCGATCGTCTCGGCGGCGCTGACCATGAACGTCGGCATGATCGAATTCCAGGAGCAGCTCAAGGAACAGACCGGCCCGCTGAGCGCGGCCCAGCGGGCGCGGCTGGAGCGCCACCCGATGATGGGCGCCGACATGCTGCGCGAGGGCGGCATCAACGATCCGATCTGGCTGACTGCGGTCGAGCAGCATCACGAATGCATCGACGGCAGCGGCTATCCCGACGAGCTGTACGGCGCCGAGGTCGGCGAGGCGGCGCGCATCGTGTCGCTGGCCGACCTGTTCTGCGCCCGCGTCACGCCGCGCGCCTACCGCACCGCGGTGGCCTCCAACGTGGCGCTCAAGGGCATCCTGCTCGAACGCGGCAAGTCGATCGACGAGACCATCGCCGCGCATTTCATCCGCACCGTCGGCATCTTCCCGCCCGGCATGCTGGTGCGGCTGGCCAACGGCGAGGTCGGCGTGGTGACGCGCACTGGCGACAAGGTGAACACCCCGCAGGTGAAGAGCATCCTGACCGCCGACGGCCAGCGGCTGATGCTGGCGGTGGCGCGCGACACCGCCCAGGGCGAGTTCGCCATCCGCGAGACGGTCGATCCCAAGCAGCTGGCGACCTTCGTCAATATGGAAGCGATCTGGGGGCGTCGGCGGCTTACAGAGGCTGAGGCCGTCGGCCTCAGCCGGTGA
- a CDS encoding heavy metal translocating P-type ATPase has translation MSEPCFHCGEPVATADLAPPRYPVAYRDAVRPCCCGGCQAVAQTIVAAGLDGYYQQRDKPADRAAPLPDALQAQLRLYDAPEVQASFVKAEPGNVREAALILEGITCAACIWLNERHLASLPGVLEASVNYSTQRARVRWDEARIRLSDILAAVAAIGYRAHPYDPGRHDALRQKERKAALNRLWLAGLSMMQVMMYAVPVYLAGADEIPPRMLQLMQLASLVLTLPVVLYSCQAFHLGAWRDLKRGRVGMDVPVLIGVWAAFLASCLATFTGHGEVYFDSVSMFVFLLLGGRYLEGMARRRAGEAAESLIKLIPAFAHRLAGWPAAREAEETPVARLAVGDVVLVRPGERYPADGTVLEGEGEADEALLTGEARPVAKRPGDAVIGGAVNGTAPLVLRVLRIGQETQLAGIVRLLDRALAEKPRLAQLADRVAGGFVAALLLVAAAGWAWWQAHDPAHALPVTVAVLVISCPCALSLATPAALTAATGRLARAGLLVTRGHALETLAAATDVVFDKTGTLTLGRPALLDTLPLALGAGPARRLAAVLEAASEHPLALALRADVSTDGLQAADYLNEAGGGVEASVDGMRYRLGRRDYVAGFCAAPWPAAADGWRRDDTVVWLASAEAWLAGFALGDAIRPEAAAALRELVALPGGESLRLHLLSGDAEGPARAVAAALGIGQLRAGALPADKLAYVQALQAQGRRVIMVGDGVNDAPVLAAADVSVAVGGGAESAQAAGDLVLVGPLGALADGVATARRTRTVIRQNLGWALGYNLVALPVALAGWVTPWLASLGMAASSLLVVLNAIRLAAPTGLARPAAGRGQ, from the coding sequence ATGTCCGAACCCTGCTTCCACTGCGGCGAGCCGGTCGCCACGGCCGACCTCGCCCCGCCGCGCTATCCCGTCGCCTATCGCGACGCCGTGCGGCCGTGCTGCTGCGGCGGCTGCCAGGCGGTGGCCCAGACCATCGTCGCGGCCGGCCTCGACGGCTACTACCAGCAGCGCGACAAGCCGGCCGACCGCGCCGCGCCCCTGCCCGACGCCTTGCAGGCCCAGCTGCGGCTGTACGACGCGCCCGAGGTGCAGGCCAGCTTCGTCAAGGCCGAGCCGGGCAATGTGCGCGAGGCCGCGCTGATCCTCGAAGGCATCACCTGCGCCGCCTGCATCTGGCTCAACGAGCGCCATCTCGCGAGCCTGCCCGGCGTGCTCGAAGCCAGCGTCAACTACAGTACCCAGCGCGCCCGGGTGCGCTGGGACGAGGCGCGCATCCGGCTGTCCGACATCCTCGCCGCGGTCGCCGCGATCGGCTACCGCGCCCATCCCTACGATCCGGGCCGGCACGACGCGCTGCGGCAGAAGGAGCGCAAGGCGGCGCTGAACCGGCTGTGGCTGGCCGGGCTGTCGATGATGCAGGTGATGATGTACGCGGTGCCGGTCTACCTGGCCGGCGCCGACGAGATCCCGCCGCGCATGCTGCAGCTGATGCAGCTGGCCAGCCTGGTGCTGACGCTGCCGGTGGTGCTGTATTCCTGCCAGGCCTTCCACCTCGGCGCCTGGCGCGATCTGAAGCGCGGCCGCGTCGGCATGGACGTGCCGGTGCTGATCGGCGTCTGGGCCGCTTTCCTCGCCAGTTGCCTCGCCACCTTCACCGGCCATGGCGAGGTGTATTTCGATTCGGTGTCGATGTTCGTCTTTCTGCTGCTCGGCGGCCGCTACCTCGAGGGCATGGCGCGGCGCCGCGCCGGCGAGGCGGCCGAATCGCTGATCAAGCTGATCCCGGCCTTCGCCCACCGGCTGGCCGGCTGGCCGGCGGCGCGCGAGGCCGAGGAGACGCCGGTGGCGCGGCTGGCGGTCGGCGACGTGGTGCTGGTGCGGCCCGGCGAGCGCTACCCGGCCGACGGCACGGTGCTCGAAGGCGAGGGCGAGGCCGACGAGGCGCTGCTGACCGGCGAGGCCCGGCCGGTGGCCAAGCGGCCCGGCGACGCGGTGATCGGCGGCGCGGTCAACGGCACGGCGCCGCTGGTGCTGCGGGTGCTGCGCATCGGCCAGGAGACCCAGCTGGCCGGCATCGTGCGCCTGCTCGACCGCGCGCTGGCCGAGAAGCCGCGGCTGGCGCAGCTGGCCGACCGCGTCGCCGGCGGCTTCGTGGCGGCGCTGCTGCTGGTGGCCGCGGCCGGCTGGGCCTGGTGGCAGGCGCACGATCCGGCGCACGCGCTGCCGGTCACGGTGGCGGTGCTGGTGATCTCCTGCCCCTGCGCGCTGTCGCTGGCCACGCCGGCGGCGCTGACCGCCGCCACCGGCCGGCTGGCGCGCGCCGGCCTCCTGGTCACCCGCGGCCATGCGCTGGAGACGCTGGCGGCGGCGACCGACGTGGTGTTCGACAAGACCGGCACGCTGACGCTGGGCCGGCCGGCGCTGCTCGATACGCTGCCGCTGGCGCTCGGCGCCGGGCCGGCGCGGCGGCTGGCGGCGGTGCTGGAGGCGGCGTCCGAGCACCCGCTGGCGCTGGCGCTGCGCGCCGACGTTTCCACCGACGGCCTGCAGGCCGCCGATTACCTGAACGAGGCCGGCGGCGGCGTCGAGGCCAGCGTCGACGGCATGCGCTACCGGCTCGGCCGGCGCGACTACGTGGCCGGCTTCTGCGCCGCGCCCTGGCCGGCGGCGGCGGATGGCTGGCGCAGGGACGACACCGTGGTCTGGCTGGCCAGCGCCGAGGCCTGGCTGGCCGGCTTCGCGCTCGGCGACGCGATCCGGCCCGAGGCGGCCGCTGCGCTGCGCGAGCTGGTTGCCTTACCGGGTGGCGAATCACTGCGCCTGCATCTGTTGAGCGGCGACGCGGAAGGCCCGGCCCGCGCAGTCGCGGCCGCGCTCGGCATCGGGCAGTTGCGCGCCGGCGCGCTGCCGGCCGACAAGCTGGCCTACGTGCAGGCGCTGCAGGCGCAGGGGCGGCGGGTGATCATGGTCGGCGACGGGGTGAACGACGCGCCGGTGCTGGCGGCGGCCGACGTCTCGGTGGCGGTCGGCGGCGGCGCCGAGTCGGCCCAGGCGGCCGGCGACCTGGTGCTGGTCGGCCCGCTCGGCGCCTTGGCCGACGGCGTCGCCACGGCGCGGCGCACGCGCACGGTGATCCGGCAGAACCTCGGCTGGGCGCTCGGCTACAACCTGGTGGCGCTGCCGGTGGCGCTGGCCGGCTGGGTGACGCCGTGGCTGGCCAGTCTCGGCATGGCGGCCAGCTCGCTGCTGGTGGTGCTCAACGCGATCCGGCTGGCGGCGCCGACGGGGCTGGCGCGGCCGGCCGCCGGGCGCGGACAATAG
- a CDS encoding DUF3149 domain-containing protein: MNVPLQDLLTTDIGILSLLTIGFIVGMASYIGWYVRKHVLAEEARMAHDPQAQQRR, translated from the coding sequence ATGAACGTCCCGCTGCAAGACCTGCTCACCACCGATATCGGCATCCTCAGCCTGCTGACCATCGGCTTCATCGTCGGCATGGCCAGCTATATCGGCTGGTACGTGCGCAAGCATGTGCTGGCGGAGGAAGCCCGCATGGCCCATGACCCGCAGGCGCAGCAACGCCGCTGA
- a CDS encoding SDR family NAD(P)-dependent oxidoreductase produces MQDLKGKWALVTGASSGFGKDFAALLAERGANLVLAARRTEPMQALADELRTRHGVETVVEGIDLARPGVGAELKQRLDARGIAVDVLINNAGFGVYGPFLDQPLEKTLEMLQLNMLSLTELTHAFAGDMARRGGGHVLLVASIGGYQATPTYAAYSASKAYVLLFGEALHTELAPRGVTVSVLSPGITATGFLDASGQRPTPYQRLMMMQSRPVAQIGLAALFKGVPSVVPGLGNKLTILSNRLAPRSLQSKVAYQLMKN; encoded by the coding sequence ATGCAAGACCTCAAGGGAAAATGGGCGCTGGTCACCGGCGCATCGAGCGGCTTCGGCAAGGACTTCGCCGCGCTGCTGGCCGAACGCGGCGCCAACCTGGTGCTGGCGGCGCGCCGTACCGAGCCGATGCAGGCGCTGGCCGACGAATTGCGCACCCGCCACGGCGTCGAGACGGTGGTCGAGGGCATCGACCTGGCGCGGCCGGGCGTCGGCGCCGAGCTCAAGCAGCGGCTCGACGCCCGCGGCATCGCCGTCGACGTGCTGATCAACAACGCCGGCTTCGGCGTCTACGGCCCCTTCCTCGACCAGCCGCTCGAGAAGACGCTCGAGATGCTGCAGCTCAACATGCTGAGCCTGACCGAGCTGACCCACGCGTTCGCCGGCGACATGGCGCGCCGCGGCGGCGGCCACGTGCTGCTGGTGGCCAGCATCGGCGGCTACCAGGCCACCCCGACCTACGCCGCCTACTCGGCCAGCAAGGCCTACGTGCTGCTGTTCGGCGAGGCGCTCCACACCGAGCTGGCGCCGCGCGGCGTCACCGTCAGCGTGCTGTCGCCCGGCATCACCGCCACCGGCTTCCTCGACGCCTCGGGCCAGCGGCCGACGCCCTACCAGCGGCTGATGATGATGCAGTCGCGGCCGGTGGCGCAGATCGGCCTCGCCGCGCTGTTCAAGGGCGTCCCCAGCGTGGTGCCGGGCCTGGGCAACAAGCTCACCATCCTGTCCAACCGGCTGGCGCCGCGCTCGCTGCAGAGCAAGGTGGCCTACCAGCTGATGAAGAACTAG
- a CDS encoding sulfite exporter TauE/SafE family protein: protein MPELALLELLPLVLLSFAAGLIDAAVGGGGLVQIPGLFAVMPQQPPATLFGTNKFASVFGTLTATWRYARHVDIAWKLVIPAAVTAFALSFAGAAAVSYLPKELMRPLVLVLLLGMLGYTLWKKDFGALHRPSRIGRRELAIALAIGGAIGFYDGFFGPGTGSFLIFLFIRFFGFDFLRASSAAKVVNVSTNLAALCFFIPHGNVLYHYAIPMAVANMSGALVGTRLAVAGGTALIRKLFIALVTVLIAKLAWDVVGL from the coding sequence ATGCCCGAACTCGCCCTGCTCGAATTGCTTCCCCTGGTCCTGCTCTCCTTCGCCGCCGGCCTGATCGACGCCGCGGTCGGCGGCGGCGGGCTGGTGCAGATTCCCGGCCTGTTCGCGGTGATGCCGCAGCAGCCGCCCGCCACGCTGTTCGGCACCAACAAGTTCGCCTCGGTGTTCGGCACCCTCACCGCCACCTGGCGCTACGCGCGCCACGTCGACATCGCCTGGAAGCTGGTGATCCCAGCCGCGGTCACCGCCTTCGCGCTGTCCTTCGCCGGCGCCGCCGCGGTCAGCTACCTGCCCAAGGAGCTGATGCGGCCGCTGGTGCTGGTGCTGCTGCTCGGCATGCTCGGCTACACGCTGTGGAAGAAGGATTTCGGCGCGCTGCACCGGCCCAGCCGCATCGGCCGGCGCGAGCTGGCCATCGCGCTGGCGATCGGCGGCGCGATCGGCTTCTACGACGGCTTCTTCGGCCCTGGCACCGGCAGCTTCCTGATCTTCCTGTTCATCCGCTTCTTCGGCTTCGACTTCCTGCGCGCCTCGAGCGCGGCCAAGGTGGTCAACGTCAGCACCAACCTGGCCGCGCTGTGCTTCTTCATCCCGCACGGCAACGTGCTCTACCACTACGCGATCCCGATGGCGGTCGCCAACATGTCCGGCGCGCTGGTCGGCACCCGGCTGGCGGTGGCCGGCGGCACGGCGCTGATCCGCAAGCTGTTCATCGCGCTGGTGACGGTGCTGATCGCCAAGCTGGCCTGGGATGTTGTAGGGCTGTGA
- a CDS encoding TetR family transcriptional regulator, protein MTQRALAQDDKLARRAAILAAARGLFLADSHQLPSAARIAEAAGLAKGTVYLYFRTKEEIFVALLSEELGSLLAETAAVFEAATGRGEVVLARFIDHFVAYLDAHPELMRLDAMAYSVLEQNLSDEQLRVFKLDLTHALARAGAAVDRALGLPDGRGGSLLLRSYALTRGLWQSLDYPCKLRTLLADPVFALLRPDFRSELPQALAEYWRGALAAP, encoded by the coding sequence ATGACCCAGCGCGCCCTTGCCCAAGACGACAAGCTGGCCCGCCGCGCCGCCATCCTGGCCGCCGCGCGCGGGCTGTTCCTGGCCGACAGCCACCAGCTGCCCTCCGCCGCCCGCATCGCCGAGGCGGCCGGGCTGGCCAAGGGCACGGTCTACCTGTACTTCCGCACCAAGGAAGAGATCTTCGTCGCCCTGCTGAGCGAGGAGCTCGGCAGTCTGCTGGCCGAGACCGCCGCGGTGTTCGAGGCGGCCACCGGCCGGGGCGAAGTCGTGCTGGCGCGCTTCATCGACCACTTCGTCGCCTACCTCGACGCCCACCCCGAGCTGATGCGGCTCGACGCGATGGCCTACAGCGTGCTCGAGCAGAACCTCAGCGACGAGCAGCTGCGCGTCTTCAAGCTCGACCTCACCCACGCGCTGGCGCGCGCCGGCGCCGCGGTCGACCGCGCGCTCGGCCTGCCGGACGGCCGCGGCGGCAGCCTGCTGCTGCGCAGCTACGCGCTGACCCGCGGGCTGTGGCAGTCGCTCGACTACCCGTGCAAGCTGCGCACGCTGCTGGCCGACCCGGTGTTCGCGCTGCTGCGGCCCGATTTCCGCAGCGAGCTGCCGCAAGCGCTGGCCGAGTACTGGCGCGGCGCGCTGGCGGCACCCTAG
- a CDS encoding PAS domain S-box protein: MDRLYQTDAADEPDRYQAWRLRVHPDDLAPTEALLADALAGRREFATDFRIVLPGGAVRDIRAAALVQRDAAGRPVRMVGLNWDVTDRKSTEARFRKLIEDAPEAIIGIDSAGRIKVVSSSAVRLFGHPQEAMIGQSIDMLLPPAVRAGHQAQVARYMQSPSQRYVDARLDLKGCRADGSVFPVDIALGPVEGAGEVRVIAIVRDISAQKLAEQRLVETRNQLQGVIDAAREFAIVATRPDGVITLFSSGAERMLGYAADELVGRATPAVLHLAEELAERNEADRGPMEEAAPAGFEAVVRRARRHESDAGEWTYVRKDGSRLSVSLVVSVIRDADGGVAGFLGIARDVGAEREAQRALARAKEQAEAASRAKSEFLANMSHEIRTPLNAVLGMTQLLEHTGLDHDQREYVHMINVSGRSLLGILNDILDFSKIEAGRLELVNEAFDLGEVIDTVATIMSVNAAAKNLELIIHVSREIPRTLVGDALRLQQVLVNLVGNAIKFTEAGEISLWVQLVEALQDVVTLRFEVCDTGIGLSAAQQARLFAPFTQADSSTTRRFGGSGLGLVICKRLVEMMGGRMGVNSTLGRGSEFWFDAPLRRDRGSQPRQLRRGLERLRVLLVDDNPRSRNAIRETAEALGWQVEAAADGGQAIAALVGAAARGQRYDVALLDWQMPGRDGLETLRALREAAAGEGAPPAVLMVTAFNRERMLEASGGERIDAVLSKPVTGSSLFDAVLQACALAGEDILPAPRDAQDQPGVRLDGLRLLVAEDNAFNQIVARGVLESLGAAVDIVGNGQLAVDALRAAPTRYACVLMDVQMPVMDGFTATRLIREELKLTLPVIAVTAGVMESERAQCFACGMDEIVPKPIELAQLLAALGRRLTLVPAPASLARLDEWLAQANADNRTAHLLVDSFLGELRTIEARLAGHFARDETPDAQRALHTLKGTAGAFGALAIASCAKTMEALLREGEAGQAAAKLPELAREIAGFEPQLARWLADHPLAAEAPPPTPPEPPAAAEIEALLDRLHARNLAALDAFEALAPRLAAVLPAGALASLRQAFDRLDFERAAQEIERLLPGGAAARQD; encoded by the coding sequence ATGGACCGGCTGTACCAGACCGACGCCGCCGACGAGCCCGACCGCTACCAGGCCTGGCGGCTGCGCGTGCATCCGGACGACCTGGCGCCGACCGAGGCGCTGCTGGCCGACGCGCTGGCCGGCCGGCGCGAATTCGCCACCGATTTCCGCATCGTGCTGCCCGGCGGCGCGGTGCGCGACATCCGGGCCGCCGCGCTGGTGCAGCGCGACGCCGCCGGCCGGCCGGTGCGGATGGTCGGGCTCAACTGGGACGTGACCGACCGCAAGTCGACCGAGGCGCGCTTCCGCAAGCTGATCGAGGATGCGCCCGAGGCCATCATCGGCATCGATTCGGCCGGCCGCATCAAGGTGGTCTCCAGCAGCGCGGTGCGGCTGTTCGGCCATCCGCAGGAGGCGATGATCGGCCAGTCGATCGACATGCTGCTGCCGCCGGCCGTGCGCGCCGGCCACCAGGCCCAGGTGGCGCGCTACATGCAGAGCCCGAGCCAGCGCTACGTCGACGCCCGGCTCGACCTCAAGGGTTGCCGCGCCGACGGCAGCGTGTTCCCGGTCGACATCGCGCTGGGGCCGGTCGAGGGCGCCGGCGAGGTGCGGGTGATCGCCATCGTGCGCGACATCTCGGCGCAGAAGCTGGCCGAGCAGCGGCTGGTGGAGACGCGCAACCAGCTGCAGGGCGTGATCGACGCCGCGCGCGAATTCGCCATCGTCGCCACCCGGCCCGACGGCGTGATCACGCTGTTCAGCAGCGGCGCCGAGCGCATGCTCGGCTACGCCGCCGACGAACTGGTGGGCCGCGCCACGCCGGCCGTGCTGCACCTGGCCGAGGAGCTGGCCGAGCGCAACGAGGCCGACCGCGGGCCGATGGAAGAAGCGGCGCCGGCAGGCTTCGAGGCGGTGGTGCGGCGGGCGCGGCGGCACGAATCCGACGCCGGCGAATGGACCTACGTGCGCAAGGACGGCAGCCGGCTGAGCGTGAGCCTGGTGGTCAGCGTGATCCGCGACGCCGACGGTGGGGTCGCCGGCTTCCTCGGCATCGCCCGCGACGTCGGCGCCGAGCGCGAGGCCCAGCGCGCGCTGGCGCGCGCCAAGGAGCAGGCCGAGGCGGCCAGCCGCGCCAAGAGCGAATTCCTGGCCAACATGAGCCACGAGATCCGCACCCCGCTCAACGCCGTGCTGGGCATGACCCAGTTGCTCGAACACACCGGGCTGGACCACGACCAGCGCGAATACGTGCACATGATCAACGTGTCGGGCCGCTCGCTCTTGGGCATCCTCAACGACATCCTCGACTTCTCCAAGATCGAGGCCGGCCGGCTCGAGCTGGTCAACGAGGCGTTCGACCTCGGCGAGGTGATCGACACCGTCGCCACCATCATGTCGGTCAACGCCGCGGCCAAGAACCTCGAGCTGATCATCCACGTCTCGCGCGAGATCCCGCGCACCCTGGTCGGCGACGCGCTGCGGCTGCAGCAGGTGCTGGTCAACCTGGTCGGCAACGCGATCAAGTTCACCGAGGCCGGCGAGATCAGCCTGTGGGTGCAGCTGGTCGAGGCGCTGCAGGACGTCGTGACGCTGCGCTTCGAGGTCTGCGACACCGGCATCGGCCTGTCGGCGGCGCAGCAGGCGCGGCTGTTCGCGCCGTTCACCCAGGCCGACAGCTCGACCACCCGCCGCTTCGGCGGCAGCGGGCTGGGCCTGGTGATCTGCAAGCGGCTGGTCGAGATGATGGGCGGCCGCATGGGCGTGAACAGCACGCTGGGGCGCGGCAGCGAATTCTGGTTCGACGCCCCGCTGCGGCGCGACCGCGGCAGCCAGCCGCGGCAGCTGCGGCGCGGCCTGGAGCGGCTGCGGGTGCTGCTGGTCGACGACAATCCGCGCTCGCGCAACGCCATCCGCGAGACCGCCGAGGCGCTCGGCTGGCAGGTCGAGGCCGCCGCCGACGGCGGCCAGGCGATCGCCGCGCTGGTCGGCGCCGCGGCGCGCGGCCAGCGCTACGACGTGGCGCTGCTGGACTGGCAGATGCCGGGCCGCGACGGTCTCGAGACGCTGCGCGCGCTGCGCGAGGCCGCGGCCGGCGAGGGCGCGCCGCCGGCGGTGCTGATGGTGACCGCCTTCAATCGCGAACGCATGCTCGAAGCCAGCGGCGGCGAACGGATCGACGCCGTGCTGAGCAAGCCGGTGACCGGTTCCTCGCTGTTCGACGCGGTGCTGCAGGCCTGCGCGCTGGCCGGCGAGGACATCCTGCCGGCGCCGCGCGACGCCCAGGACCAGCCGGGCGTGCGGCTCGACGGCCTGCGCCTCCTGGTGGCCGAGGACAACGCCTTCAACCAGATCGTGGCGCGCGGCGTGCTCGAATCGCTCGGCGCCGCGGTCGACATCGTCGGCAACGGCCAGCTGGCGGTCGATGCGCTGCGCGCGGCGCCGACGCGCTACGCCTGCGTGCTGATGGACGTGCAGATGCCGGTGATGGACGGCTTCACCGCCACCCGGCTGATCCGCGAAGAGCTGAAGCTGACGCTGCCGGTGATCGCCGTCACCGCCGGCGTGATGGAATCGGAACGCGCGCAGTGCTTCGCCTGCGGCATGGACGAGATCGTGCCCAAGCCGATCGAGCTGGCCCAGCTGCTGGCGGCGCTGGGCCGGCGGCTGACGCTGGTGCCGGCGCCGGCCTCGCTGGCCCGGCTCGACGAATGGCTGGCCCAGGCCAATGCCGACAACCGCACCGCCCACCTGCTGGTCGACAGCTTCCTCGGCGAACTGCGCACGATCGAGGCCAGGCTGGCCGGCCATTTCGCCCGGGACGAGACGCCGGACGCGCAGCGCGCGCTGCATACGCTCAAGGGCACCGCCGGCGCCTTCGGCGCGCTGGCGATCGCCTCCTGCGCCAAGACCATGGAGGCGCTGCTGCGCGAGGGCGAGGCGGGCCAGGCCGCGGCCAAGCTGCCCGAACTGGCGCGCGAGATCGCCGGCTTCGAGCCGCAGCTGGCGCGCTGGCTGGCCGACCACCCGCTGGCGGCCGAAGCGCCGCCGCCGACCCCGCCCGAACCGCCCGCCGCGGCCGAGATCGAGGCGCTGCTGGACCGGCTGCATGCGCGCAACCTGGCGGCGCTCGACGCTTTCGAGGCGCTCGCGCCGCGCCTGGCTGCCGTGCTGCCGGCCGGCGCGCTGGCCAGCCTGCGCCAGGCCTTCGACCGGCTCGATTTCGAGCGGGCGGCGCAGGAGATCGAGCGGCTTCTGCCCGGCGGCGCGGCGGCACGGCAAGACTAG